From one Microbulbifer sp. A4B17 genomic stretch:
- a CDS encoding sensor histidine kinase: protein MQYSTRLDTRPNTEIQSTRWFWKLQLVSWISILLVTFLSLTLWHSPTEWPHFEPVNTIFQCAVAFFLSLFLKPIFDVAWESELAFRTVIYLLAVAVISGIWTLVRMEAYIRLSGEHSIWSEFGGWYYASLFVFLFWSALYCGVKYHFLLNEEHKKMLEVAAVHEREQLRRLQAEAIANEAQLKMLRYQLNPHFLFNTLNSINALIRFQQADEAREMVVRLSDFLRLSLKEDPMQKVELEREIEAVLLYLEIEKTRFADRLSVDLSIDETVRRAHVPSMLLQPLVENSVKYAIAPNEMGGTIGIHAHNTNDRLVLEVYDTGCPDQSTSGCGPESSSTGVGLKNVRERLSTLYPQNFKIEQNKNSDGGMQVLINIPLETSNQTTHLTQGEVQ from the coding sequence ATGCAGTACTCGACCCGTCTAGATACGAGACCGAACACTGAAATTCAGTCGACCCGCTGGTTTTGGAAACTTCAGCTGGTCAGCTGGATTAGCATACTGCTGGTCACTTTTCTTTCGCTGACCCTGTGGCACTCCCCCACCGAGTGGCCGCACTTCGAACCGGTTAATACCATTTTCCAGTGTGCTGTCGCATTTTTTCTATCCCTGTTTCTAAAACCGATTTTTGATGTCGCCTGGGAATCAGAACTCGCTTTCCGCACCGTGATCTACCTTTTGGCTGTCGCGGTTATTTCAGGAATATGGACCCTGGTTCGCATGGAGGCCTATATACGCCTCAGCGGCGAACACTCAATCTGGTCTGAGTTCGGCGGCTGGTACTACGCCTCTTTATTTGTGTTTTTATTCTGGAGCGCCTTGTACTGTGGGGTAAAATATCACTTCCTACTCAATGAAGAACACAAAAAAATGCTGGAGGTCGCAGCAGTACATGAACGGGAGCAGCTCCGCAGACTTCAAGCAGAGGCCATTGCCAATGAAGCACAACTAAAAATGTTGCGCTACCAGCTCAACCCACACTTTCTCTTCAATACGCTCAATTCCATTAACGCCCTGATTCGCTTTCAGCAAGCTGACGAGGCTCGAGAAATGGTTGTGCGTCTTAGCGACTTTTTAAGGCTCTCCCTAAAAGAAGACCCTATGCAGAAAGTTGAGCTTGAACGAGAAATTGAAGCCGTACTGCTCTACTTGGAAATTGAGAAAACCCGCTTTGCCGACAGATTGTCTGTAGACCTGTCGATCGATGAAACCGTTCGCCGCGCACATGTACCCAGTATGCTGTTACAACCACTAGTAGAAAACTCAGTGAAATATGCCATAGCCCCCAACGAAATGGGGGGCACAATCGGTATCCATGCACACAACACTAATGATCGCTTAGTACTGGAGGTCTACGACACTGGCTGCCCAGACCAATCGACCAGTGGCTGCGGCCCGGAATCCTCCTCAACAGGAGTGGGGCTCAAAAATGTGCGTGAACGTCTATCCACGCTCTACCCTCAAAATTTCAAAATAGAACAAAACAAAAATTCTGATGGCGGTATGCAAGTACTCATCAATATCCCACTGGAAACTTCCAATCAAACAACCCACCTGACACAGGGAGAAGTTCAATGA
- a CDS encoding sugar MFS transporter, whose protein sequence is MAIMQSNTATEAAQIPTGDQSGHRFALVALTSLFFMWGFITCLNDILIPYLKGIFELNYAQAMLVQFCFFGAYFLVSLPAGALVSKIGYQKGIVTGLSISVVGCLLFIPAERMEVYALFLGALFILASGITILQVSANPYVTALGDERTAPSRLTLTQGFNSLGTTIAPQFGALLILPAAGVAAGAASAAVIEVPYLILASALAILAIVFAFLNLPAIVSSATSESVSNTEAASAWSYRHLVLGAIAIFVYVGAEVSIGSFLVNFIAEDSIAGLEESEAAFYISLYWGGAMVGRFAGALIMRFISAGKVLAICSIGSCVLLLITVTGSGYLAMWAVLAVGLCNSIMFPTIFSLALAKLGPSTSQGSGILCLAIVGGAIVPLLQGLLADQIGIQLAFVLPIFCYLYILYYGLSGHRTDKRA, encoded by the coding sequence ATGGCAATAATGCAGAGTAATACAGCAACGGAAGCTGCACAGATACCGACGGGTGACCAGTCGGGGCACAGGTTTGCCCTGGTGGCGCTGACCTCACTATTTTTTATGTGGGGCTTTATCACCTGCCTGAATGATATTTTGATTCCCTACTTGAAAGGAATTTTCGAGCTGAACTATGCCCAGGCAATGCTGGTGCAGTTCTGCTTTTTTGGTGCTTATTTCCTAGTTTCCCTGCCTGCCGGTGCCCTGGTCAGTAAAATTGGTTATCAGAAAGGGATTGTGACCGGCTTAAGTATTTCGGTGGTAGGCTGTTTGCTGTTTATCCCCGCTGAAAGAATGGAAGTCTATGCACTGTTCCTCGGTGCACTGTTTATTCTGGCTTCCGGTATTACTATTTTACAGGTTTCCGCCAATCCTTATGTAACAGCACTGGGCGATGAGCGCACGGCGCCCAGCCGCCTGACCCTGACCCAAGGCTTTAACTCCCTGGGCACTACTATCGCCCCTCAATTTGGTGCATTGCTGATTTTACCAGCTGCCGGCGTTGCAGCGGGTGCTGCCAGTGCTGCTGTTATTGAAGTTCCCTACCTGATCCTGGCCTCCGCGTTGGCGATCCTGGCTATCGTCTTCGCATTTTTGAATTTGCCAGCAATTGTCAGTAGTGCAACTTCTGAGTCTGTTTCCAATACTGAAGCCGCTTCCGCCTGGAGCTACCGTCACTTGGTGTTGGGCGCGATCGCTATTTTTGTCTACGTAGGTGCCGAAGTCTCTATCGGCAGCTTCCTGGTGAACTTTATCGCTGAGGATTCCATCGCCGGTTTGGAAGAATCTGAAGCCGCCTTCTATATCTCCCTGTATTGGGGTGGCGCTATGGTTGGTCGCTTTGCCGGCGCTTTAATTATGCGCTTTATCTCTGCTGGCAAAGTGCTCGCAATCTGCTCTATCGGCTCCTGTGTATTGTTGTTGATTACTGTTACGGGTAGCGGCTATCTGGCGATGTGGGCGGTACTGGCTGTGGGTCTGTGCAACTCTATTATGTTCCCGACTATCTTTAGTTTGGCGCTGGCCAAGCTGGGCCCATCGACCAGTCAGGGCTCCGGAATCTTATGCCTGGCCATTGTAGGCGGTGCCATTGTGCCGTTGTTACAGGGGCTTCTGGCTGACCAAATTGGTATCCAATTGGCGTTCGTTCTGCCGATCTTCTGTTACCTCTATATTCTCTACTACGGTCTCTCAGGACACCGTACAGATAAACGCGCTTAA
- a CDS encoding LytTR family DNA-binding domain-containing protein — MSKLSVVLVDDEPLALRLLKSMLEERKDLDILACCRNGREAVQAVSEHNPDLVILDVQMPGMNGFDVVRNLQADTMPLVIFATAYDQYALKAFEVHAVDYVLKPLDPRRLETALDRAKQRQAQLLSKGEDGHQEEKNRLMRSFESSAGKTSSGESAAASPQRLAIKDRGSITMVSQPDIEWIDAAGDYMCVHAKGETHVMRSTIKDLQKQLCPDTFKRIHRSTLVNLNFIVHIKVLTKGEYFLTLSSGAKLKVSRNYRLPIKEFLDSNKQSDLTAPQAS; from the coding sequence ATGAGCAAGCTCAGCGTCGTACTGGTGGACGACGAACCCCTGGCCTTACGACTACTCAAAAGTATGCTGGAAGAACGCAAGGACCTGGATATTCTCGCCTGTTGTCGCAATGGCAGGGAAGCTGTTCAAGCAGTCTCAGAGCATAATCCAGACCTTGTTATTCTCGACGTACAGATGCCGGGAATGAACGGTTTTGATGTAGTACGAAACCTGCAGGCTGACACCATGCCCCTGGTGATCTTTGCCACAGCCTACGACCAATATGCCCTCAAAGCATTTGAAGTCCACGCGGTCGACTATGTACTTAAGCCTCTCGATCCACGTCGACTGGAGACCGCCCTGGATCGAGCCAAGCAACGCCAGGCACAGTTGCTATCCAAGGGAGAGGATGGCCATCAGGAAGAAAAAAATCGCCTGATGCGATCCTTCGAAAGCAGTGCCGGCAAAACCTCAAGCGGAGAGAGCGCCGCTGCTTCACCCCAGCGCCTTGCCATTAAAGACCGGGGCAGTATCACCATGGTTAGCCAACCGGATATCGAGTGGATCGACGCTGCTGGCGACTATATGTGTGTGCATGCCAAAGGGGAAACCCATGTAATGCGCAGCACCATTAAAGACCTGCAAAAGCAGCTCTGTCCGGATACCTTTAAGCGCATCCACAGATCCACACTGGTTAACCTGAATTTTATTGTACACATCAAGGTTCTGACCAAAGGCGAGTACTTTCTCACCCTGAGCAGCGGTGCAAAGCTGAAAGTAAGCCGCAACTATCGCTTACCGATTAAAGAATTTCTCGATTCCAACAAACAGTCTGATCTAACTGCCCCCCAAGCTTCCTAA